A DNA window from Patagioenas fasciata isolate bPatFas1 chromosome 1, bPatFas1.hap1, whole genome shotgun sequence contains the following coding sequences:
- the CAPZA3 gene encoding F-actin-capping protein subunit alpha-3: protein MCARQEPNEQEKASLMCSLLRQSPPGELGYIVHNLCVLIQDDKLVRQEAACVAACHNKKNFIPIQINGHTVLLTPYNDIGGNRFFDPENKLSFEFDHLRGATSKPQVHGVMLDKEELWRIALHKGLKAYVSCHFPAGNCCVFKKSLGKRQMYVACIEAHQYQPSHPWNCLWKSDWTFALTPFTTEVTGIFLLQIHYFKDANLHISVSKSVSETLNMIDQSQFATDFVKFVKAEDTKFHVAILENIQALSEDIWEKNLRRKLPVTRTFMNWNELLNDQHLNTSVSNTEVLPCLLKHTI, encoded by the coding sequence ATGTGCGCAAGGCAGGAGCCAAACGAGCAGGAGAAGGCGTCTCTCATGTGCAGCCTGCTGCGCCAGTCTCCTCCAGGGGAGCTTGGCTACATTGTCCACAATCTCTGTGTCCTTATCCAGGATGACAAGCTGGTGAGGCAGGAGGCTGCTTGCGTGGCGGCCTGTCACAACAAGAAGAACTTCATCCCAATCCAAATCAACGGGCACACTGTCCTACTGACCCCCTACAATGACATAGGGGGAAACCGCTTCTTCGACCCCGAGAACAAACTCTCTTTTGAGTTCGACCACCTGCGGGGGGCAACCAGCAAACCCCAGGTGCATGGTGTGATGCTGGATAAGGAGGAACTGTGGCGAATCGCCCTCCACAAGGGCTTGAAGGCCTACGTGAGCTGCCACTTCCCTGCAGGGAACTGCTGTGTGTTCAAAaaaagcctggggaagaggcaGATGTACGTGGCCTGCATTGAGGCTCATCAGTACCAGCCTTCACATCCCTGGAACTGCCTTTGGAAGTCAGACTGGACTTTTGCCCTGACTCCGTTTACCACTGAGGTTACAGGGATCTTTCTCCTCCAGATACACTACTTCAAAGATGCCAACCTCCACATAAGTGTCAGCAAGTCTGTGAGTGAGACTCTAAACATGATAGACCAAAGCCAGTTTGCCACAGATTTTGTGAAATTTGTGAAAGCTGAGGATACCAAGTTTCATGTTGCCATTCTGGAAAacattcaggctttgtcagaggaTATATGGGAGAAAAATCTGCGAAGGAAACTCCCTGTTACTCGCACTTTTATGAACTGGAATGAGCTATTGAATGATCAGCATCTGAACACCAGTGTCTCCAATACAGAAGTGCTTCCATGCTTACTGAAACATACTATTTGA